AGACCATTTTATGCCTACTCTAGAGATATTCAACCAAATTTCGTCTCCAGACATCACCAAAATATTTCGGTGCACAAAAACAGCCTCTAGTCCATCCAACTCCGCTTCTGCTATCGTATGGCCAATGAGTCAAGATTTGGTGAACCCATGAAATTGGGAAGGAGTTGAGTTCGAGCCGCacgattttatatatttaaagccAAGTTCCAACAAGATCTTTCTTGTGTGTAATTATATATTGTCGAGTGTGCATCTAAATATGCATTTAGCCACAGAGACAACATGATGATGCAGACCCtcaaacatatataaaaatagCATGTAAACATTATGGAAATAGTTGTAAGGGTCTGACTTCAAGAATCATTTTTATGACCCAAGTAAAAATGgtatgcaacaacaattttctGTCCAATATACGACATAGCTTTCAATTAAGAAAAGAGTTTACTTGATTTCATTAACATCGACCCGAGATAATTACTCTAATTATTTTTTCTTCAGTCGTACATTCCTTCCTGCTCCCAAACATCAACAAGAAAATCAACCATTTCCTGCCAATTAATCGTCGAACCCATCATATAATGGCACAcataaacaaaataacaaacaCAACACTATAAGGGAGCGGGAGCGGACTTACCCCAAGCGGAATAGGTTTACGAAATGGTTTGTTGCTGCTTAGTAAACTATCATAGGTCGCATTCCAACTGTGAAGCCAAAATTTTAGAATTAGAGACAGGACTTTCAGACAAAAATACCAAGAGGGGAGCCAGAGATAGAAGGTGGTTCAAGACAAGGTATAAACCTATGCGGTTCTCATACTTTGTTCGCAAATTTTATCAGTTCATACGTTGGGATGGTCAGTGGTATGTAGAAGAAACATTCTATACAAAGTATAAACACAAAAAGAATTCAAGGGTTAGAGGGAGGGAGAAGGGACAGAGCGGAAGCAAAGGGAAAGGGGAACATAAGTACTTAAAACTACTTTATAGGCTATGAAAATGAAGATTTTGAAAACAAGACGTGAACTGATCTCAACTTAATTTGTTGAAGTTATTTAATATCTTTGTGGCGCTGAGTTATGACAAAACACAGTAAAATCTTACCTTAGTTTGGGCTCGAGGAGCTGTTGTGACCGACTCTCTGGCCTTTTATTCCCTGTCCATTTTTGTCTACTCTGGTTCCAGAGAAGAAAACCTACAGCAAAGGGCCTCTGTGCTTAGATTCCACTGATCCACAAACCAAGTGTGATGATGATACAATGCTTGCGAAGAGTTGAATCATGAAGAAAAGAGTGAAAACAGTAATCATCTTACCATGATTCACAAATTCAGATGGTTTCACAGAAGAGCTAGCACCAAGGGCATCATGTGTCAACGAGATGCATCCATGCGATGACGCATTACTATCGTCCATTTCACAAGTTCTGGTGGTAAAAAAACTCTCTGATCTGCTAGTTTTTGACGCTTTCCAAACTTGGCTATTCTGTCCTTTCAAAGGATCATCAGCTGCCGAAATCAGTTTGGGTTTGGTATCACACCCAAGACAACCACTGCTCTGTTC
The sequence above is a segment of the Primulina tabacum isolate GXHZ01 chromosome 6, ASM2559414v2, whole genome shotgun sequence genome. Coding sequences within it:
- the LOC142549309 gene encoding uncharacterized protein LOC142549309 isoform X1, producing MLVFRALLRFVSIGALVLYLFACMGGCLGCDTKPKLISAADDPLKGQNSQVWKASKTSRSESFFTTRTCEMDDSNASSHGCISLTHDALGASSSVKPSEFVNHGFLLWNQSRQKWTGNKRPESRSQQLLEPKLSWNATYDSLLSSNKPFRKPIPLGEMVDFLVDVWEQEGMYD
- the LOC142549309 gene encoding uncharacterized protein LOC142549309 isoform X3: MDDSNASSHGCISLTHDALGASSSVKPSEFVNHGFLLWNQSRQKWTGNKRPESRSQQLLEPKLSWNATYDSLLSSNKPFRKPIPLGEMVDFLVDVWEQEGMYD
- the LOC142549309 gene encoding uncharacterized protein LOC142549309 isoform X2; this translates as MLVFRALLRGCLGCDTKPKLISAADDPLKGQNSQVWKASKTSRSESFFTTRTCEMDDSNASSHGCISLTHDALGASSSVKPSEFVNHGFLLWNQSRQKWTGNKRPESRSQQLLEPKLSWNATYDSLLSSNKPFRKPIPLGEMVDFLVDVWEQEGMYD